From a region of the Candidatus Amarolinea dominans genome:
- a CDS encoding SDR family oxidoreductase, whose amino-acid sequence MPTSWHGQTILITGAAGGVGRACAQLLAAEGAHLALVDRDGAALSGVAAALGNQATVACWALDVTDAAAVQALVAVAEARLGPLAAVIHAAGILRTGFVQATPPADFHAQMTTNYLGTVHVCLAALPGMMARGRGRLITLASINALRSFPQFAAYAASKAAVLSFAQTLRDELALQKSDVRIAVVCPPTIRTSLVLNLPDPPPIYRHFPWLTPEQVARAIRRALDGDQFLVYVNWQSWGIHWLTRLAPRLTDRLVRRWSQG is encoded by the coding sequence ATGCCAACCTCCTGGCATGGGCAAACGATCCTCATCACCGGGGCGGCCGGCGGTGTGGGGCGGGCCTGTGCCCAGCTTCTGGCGGCCGAAGGCGCGCACCTGGCCCTGGTGGATCGCGATGGTGCCGCGCTGTCTGGCGTGGCAGCCGCCCTGGGCAACCAGGCCACGGTGGCTTGCTGGGCGCTGGATGTCACCGACGCTGCCGCGGTGCAGGCGCTCGTCGCCGTCGCGGAGGCGCGCCTGGGGCCATTAGCCGCGGTCATCCACGCGGCCGGCATTCTGCGTACCGGCTTTGTTCAGGCCACACCACCGGCCGATTTCCACGCACAGATGACAACCAACTACCTGGGGACGGTTCATGTCTGCCTGGCCGCGCTGCCTGGCATGATGGCGCGTGGGCGTGGGCGTCTCATCACCCTGGCCAGCATCAACGCGCTGCGTTCGTTTCCGCAGTTTGCCGCGTACGCGGCCAGCAAAGCGGCCGTGCTCAGCTTTGCTCAGACCCTGCGCGATGAATTGGCGCTGCAAAAGAGCGACGTGCGCATCGCAGTGGTATGTCCACCGACGATCCGCACGTCGTTGGTTCTGAATCTTCCTGACCCCCCGCCCATTTATCGGCATTTTCCCTGGCTGACGCCGGAACAGGTGGCGCGCGCGATCCGCCGTGCGCTGGACGGGGATCAATTCCTGGTCTATGTCAACTGGCAGTCGTGGGGAATCCACTGGCTGACACGCCTGGCGCCCCGCCTGACCGACCGCCTGGTGCGACGTTGGAGTCAGGGGTGA
- a CDS encoding enoyl-CoA hydratase/isomerase family protein: protein MFETIHYQVTSAIATIVLNRPEKLNALNERMTHEMLEAFNQAAQDEHVRVIVLTGAGRGFSAGQDLEDLQHRSDDVSIGDHLRRGYNALVLLMRTIEKPVITAINGVAAGAGMSIALAGDFRLASDRASFIQAFIRIGLIPDSGSTWLLPRLIGPTRALELMTTGDRLSAADALAWGLVNRVIPAEEFEATVAAWARRLAEAPTRALGLTKRAFNQALTSTLAEALEVEAVLQDVAGATADSREGVQAFLEKRAPVFTGR from the coding sequence ATGTTCGAGACTATCCACTACCAGGTGACGAGCGCCATCGCGACGATTGTGCTCAATCGGCCGGAGAAGTTGAACGCGCTCAACGAGCGAATGACGCACGAAATGCTTGAGGCATTCAACCAGGCCGCCCAGGATGAGCATGTGCGGGTGATTGTGCTCACCGGGGCCGGCCGCGGCTTCAGCGCAGGGCAGGACCTGGAGGACTTGCAGCATCGGTCCGACGATGTCAGCATCGGCGATCACCTGCGCCGCGGTTACAATGCCCTGGTGCTGCTCATGCGCACCATCGAGAAGCCGGTCATCACCGCCATCAACGGCGTCGCGGCCGGGGCCGGCATGAGCATCGCCCTGGCTGGCGATTTTCGCCTGGCCAGCGACCGGGCCAGCTTCATCCAGGCCTTCATCAGGATTGGCCTCATCCCGGACAGCGGCTCCACCTGGCTGCTGCCGCGCTTGATCGGCCCCACGCGCGCCCTGGAGTTGATGACCACCGGCGATCGCCTCAGCGCGGCCGATGCCCTGGCCTGGGGTCTGGTCAACCGTGTCATTCCCGCGGAGGAGTTCGAGGCGACCGTCGCCGCGTGGGCGCGGCGCCTGGCCGAAGCGCCCACCCGTGCGTTGGGGCTGACCAAGCGTGCCTTCAACCAGGCGCTGACCAGCACGCTGGCCGAAGCCCTGGAAGTTGAAGCCGTTCTCCAGGACGTGGCCGGCGCCACCGCGGACAGCCGCGAAGGGGTGCAAGCCTTTCTCGAAAAACGCGCCCCGGTTTTCACGGGGCGTTGA
- a CDS encoding flavin reductase family protein encodes MTPDSRAFRNTIGLFATGVTVITTEIKGEVHGMTANAVASLSLDPMLLLASVGKKARMAGLLQEASTFTVNILRADQESLSTFFAGGWKEPEPPPFQFAGWKEQPQMGMTRLENVLAAIACVKHEILEGGDHWIIVGRVVALHQGEPPRSPLLFYGGRYYQLDVTKEHPAPPRRDM; translated from the coding sequence ATGACTCCCGATTCCCGTGCTTTTCGTAACACCATTGGCCTGTTTGCCACCGGCGTCACCGTGATAACGACCGAGATCAAGGGTGAGGTTCACGGCATGACCGCGAACGCAGTCGCCTCGCTCTCGCTCGACCCCATGCTCCTGCTGGCCTCTGTGGGGAAGAAAGCCCGCATGGCCGGCCTGCTGCAGGAAGCATCCACCTTTACGGTCAATATCTTGCGCGCCGATCAGGAATCGCTCTCGACTTTCTTTGCCGGCGGCTGGAAAGAGCCTGAACCGCCACCGTTCCAATTTGCCGGCTGGAAAGAGCAACCGCAGATGGGCATGACGCGTCTGGAGAACGTGCTGGCCGCGATCGCCTGTGTCAAACATGAGATTTTGGAGGGCGGCGATCACTGGATCATCGTCGGTCGCGTCGTGGCCCTGCATCAAGGCGAACCCCCACGCTCGCCCCTCCTTTTCTACGGCGGGCGTTACTACCAGTTGGATGTGACGAAAGAACATCCGGCTCCGCCCCGCCGGGACATGTAA
- a CDS encoding ABC transporter ATP-binding protein, which yields MSKREFKLENEYRFNRGGPLRWIMSHQLRYAWFPLLAIAAAALNNFFYSSIQVYVGRGFDVISTPGWQLPALFSLALVIAGSAVGQGLTGLTRNYAVEFLAQRVERDARDELYVSLLGKSQTFHGRQRIGDVMARATNDVHTLNLMFSPGVMLLTDSAMAVVVPIVLIARLRSELLLVPLLFLVALALTIYDYNRRLSPVSLAMRDQFGTLNAGLTEAITGIEVVKANVQERFEWEKFTHNARVYRDHFVRQGEIQARYLPMLMFSLGWAGAFVHGMLLWHAGAITLGQALGFIGLFSTLRFPTFISIFSFNLVQLGIASARRILAIINTETDLDENVTGLAQPMRGEVVFENVSFGYDGQPVLNNISFVAHPGETVAIVGQTGSGKTTLTRLINRIFDVERGRVLVDGVDVRDWSLEALRSQISTIEQDIFLFSRTLAENIAFGVADANQATIEHAAQEAQAHDFIQSFSLGYDTEVGERGVTLSGGQRQRIAIARAFLTNPRILILDDSTSAIDSATEDQIQQAMRRISRQRTTFLITHRLSQIRWADRILVLRRGELVDQGTHEDLLARSADYRRIFARYE from the coding sequence GTGAGTAAGCGCGAGTTCAAGCTCGAAAATGAATACCGGTTCAACCGCGGTGGGCCACTGCGTTGGATCATGTCGCACCAACTGCGCTATGCCTGGTTTCCTTTGCTGGCAATTGCCGCGGCCGCGCTGAACAATTTCTTCTACAGCAGCATCCAGGTTTATGTGGGACGCGGCTTCGATGTGATTTCCACGCCAGGCTGGCAACTGCCGGCCCTTTTCTCATTGGCGTTGGTCATCGCCGGCTCGGCAGTCGGTCAGGGCTTGACCGGCCTCACCCGCAACTACGCGGTCGAGTTCCTGGCGCAGCGGGTGGAGCGCGACGCACGCGATGAACTTTATGTCAGCCTGTTGGGCAAGAGCCAGACATTCCACGGGCGCCAGCGCATCGGTGACGTGATGGCGCGCGCCACCAATGATGTGCATACCCTCAACCTGATGTTCAGCCCCGGGGTCATGCTCCTGACCGATTCGGCCATGGCCGTGGTCGTGCCAATCGTGCTGATCGCCCGCCTGCGCAGCGAACTGCTGCTGGTGCCCTTACTTTTCTTGGTGGCCCTGGCGCTCACGATCTATGACTACAACCGGCGGCTCAGTCCGGTCAGCCTGGCCATGCGTGACCAGTTTGGCACGCTCAACGCCGGCCTGACCGAGGCCATCACCGGCATCGAAGTGGTCAAGGCTAACGTGCAGGAACGTTTCGAGTGGGAAAAGTTCACACACAATGCGCGGGTTTACCGCGACCACTTTGTGCGCCAGGGCGAGATTCAGGCCCGCTACCTGCCGATGCTCATGTTCAGCCTGGGCTGGGCCGGGGCATTTGTGCATGGGATGCTGCTCTGGCACGCGGGCGCGATCACCCTGGGTCAGGCCCTCGGCTTCATCGGCCTGTTCAGCACCCTGCGTTTCCCCACGTTCATCTCGATCTTCAGCTTCAACCTGGTGCAACTGGGCATCGCCAGCGCGCGGCGCATCCTGGCCATCATCAACACCGAAACCGACCTGGACGAGAACGTAACCGGGTTGGCGCAACCGATGCGCGGTGAGGTGGTTTTCGAGAACGTCAGCTTTGGCTATGACGGGCAGCCTGTCCTGAACAACATCAGCTTTGTGGCGCATCCGGGCGAGACCGTGGCTATCGTCGGTCAGACCGGTTCCGGCAAGACCACCCTGACGCGCCTCATCAACCGCATCTTCGATGTCGAGCGCGGCCGGGTGCTGGTGGATGGCGTGGATGTGCGCGACTGGAGTCTGGAGGCGCTGCGCTCGCAGATTTCAACCATCGAGCAGGACATCTTCCTCTTTTCACGCACGCTGGCCGAGAACATCGCTTTCGGGGTTGCCGACGCCAACCAGGCGACCATCGAACACGCGGCGCAGGAGGCGCAGGCGCACGATTTCATCCAGAGCTTCAGCCTGGGTTACGACACCGAAGTGGGCGAGCGCGGCGTCACCTTGTCTGGCGGTCAGCGCCAGCGCATCGCCATCGCCCGCGCCTTCCTGACCAACCCGCGCATCCTGATCCTGGATGACAGCACCAGTGCGATTGACAGCGCGACCGAGGACCAGATTCAGCAGGCCATGCGCCGCATCAGCCGCCAGCGCACCACCTTCCTCATCACGCACCGGTTGAGCCAGATTCGCTGGGCCGACCGCATCCTGGTCCTGCGCCGCGGTGAGCTGGTGGACCAGGGCACGCACGAGGATCTGCTGGCGCGCAGCGCCGATTATCGGCGCATTTTTGCGAGGTATGAGTAA
- a CDS encoding site-specific DNA-methyltransferase, translated as MTVTQLIFPFAPPTTEPQPIEDSCKEALLWALSQDLGFHDEDSSYASHTFHSFPAKFPPQLPRLFIQTLTRAGDVVLDPMAGSGTTVVEAFLAGRQAIGFDIDPLALLLTQVKVTPIDYDETKRIGHHVIGEASRAAKENAVQLMEFFGLSGMTKHASLLIIGLHEKLRLS; from the coding sequence ATGACGGTAACGCAATTGATCTTTCCTTTCGCTCCCCCCACAACTGAACCGCAGCCAATAGAGGACTCCTGCAAAGAAGCGCTGCTTTGGGCATTGTCCCAAGATTTGGGATTTCATGACGAAGACAGCAGTTATGCCTCGCATACATTTCATTCGTTTCCAGCTAAATTTCCTCCTCAGTTGCCGCGGCTCTTCATCCAGACGCTGACGCGTGCCGGGGATGTTGTGCTCGATCCAATGGCAGGTTCTGGTACGACGGTTGTTGAGGCGTTCCTTGCTGGAAGACAGGCGATTGGCTTTGACATTGACCCGCTCGCTCTCTTGTTGACGCAGGTCAAGGTAACGCCGATTGATTACGATGAGACCAAGCGCATTGGGCATCATGTCATTGGCGAAGCCAGTCGTGCGGCCAAGGAAAACGCTGTGCAGTTGATGGAGTTTTTTGGTCTCAGCGGGATGACAAAACACGCGAGTTTATTGATTATTGGTTTGCACGAGAAACTCAGGTTGAGTTGA
- a CDS encoding restriction endonuclease, which produces MNTILQLRQTYHRNLCHSVIYQKQGNKPSIADVASDLSVSLARQLMTNIQIPVSGREIPGQTAGKQFEVVTRDFLRDAFSLLNHLRPGDWQFSLEGAISQYAQYEHIARLSELIKNSPELRTSLGDYVVTPDIIVARAPVSDAAINEHGTIVTAEGQPRLTPLRADIIDKAKPILHASISCKLTLRSDRSQNARTEGLNLIRNRKGGTPHIAVVTAEPMPSRIASLALGTGDIDCVYHFALPELTAAARSIGNEAVTDTLNELIQGNRLRDISDLPFDLAI; this is translated from the coding sequence ATGAACACCATACTTCAATTGCGGCAAACATATCACCGAAACCTTTGCCACAGCGTGATCTACCAGAAACAAGGAAACAAACCGAGTATCGCTGACGTAGCGAGTGATTTGAGCGTCTCGCTAGCACGCCAACTGATGACGAATATTCAGATACCGGTCAGTGGCCGCGAGATACCTGGACAGACCGCCGGTAAGCAGTTTGAAGTTGTGACGCGTGATTTTCTACGCGACGCTTTCAGCTTGCTTAATCATCTGCGGCCAGGTGACTGGCAATTTTCCCTGGAAGGCGCGATCTCCCAGTATGCCCAGTATGAACATATCGCCAGATTGAGCGAGTTGATCAAGAACTCGCCCGAATTGCGCACGTCGCTGGGCGATTACGTCGTGACGCCCGACATTATTGTGGCGCGGGCGCCCGTATCCGATGCTGCCATCAACGAGCACGGTACGATTGTAACCGCCGAAGGACAACCACGTTTGACTCCTTTGCGCGCCGATATCATTGACAAGGCTAAGCCTATCCTTCATGCCAGCATCTCGTGCAAATTGACCCTACGCAGCGATCGTTCGCAAAATGCGCGCACGGAGGGCCTCAATTTGATCCGCAACCGCAAGGGTGGAACTCCTCACATTGCCGTTGTTACCGCGGAGCCGATGCCATCACGCATTGCGTCATTGGCACTCGGCACCGGCGACATTGACTGCGTTTATCACTTTGCCCTCCCTGAGTTGACAGCCGCGGCCAGGTCAATCGGAAACGAAGCCGTTACCGATACGCTCAATGAATTGATTCAAGGCAACCGACTACGGGATATTTCCGACTTGCCATTTGACCTGGCCATCTAA
- a CDS encoding ABC transporter ATP-binding protein produces MGFVLDGLDSEAYDRNYTDRDLIRRIAAYFRPYARQMALIAAAITLNSAAGSGGPIIVANAIDGLTRQFSNENLFLFAAGILLLGVTAWTFNYIQQLFSARVVGSVVLKLRQDVFDATIQHDMSFYDDHPSGKVVSRVTSDTQDFSEVVTLTVNLISQVLVVLFLAVWLLRIDRWLTLLLFGMAPVAVIIALGFRRIARTVTQRARRVTAKINAQIQESISGIMVAKSFRQEPALYATFDANNRQAYQVGLRRGLTLNTIFPIMGISSGLGVALLFYLGGQATRSGAVSPGSWYLFMQAVGFFWWPLINIASFWSQFQDGLSSAERVFALIDAAPKVVQTAAEPVSQVAGQIEFRNVRFTYTGTETVLPAFSLTIRPRETVALVGHTGAGKSSIAKLITRFYEFQGGQLLVDGRDVRHFDLGAYRSHIGLVPQDPFLFSGTVGDNIRYSRPTASDDEVRQAATGISHGDWLNDLPFGLQTDVGERGANLSMGQRQLVALARVLLKNPAIFILDEATASVDPFTEAQIQDGLDAIMADRTAIVIAHRLSTVKHADRIIVMRQGQIIEEGRHDDLMQAGGHYAELYNTYFRHQSLAYIEQLAARPDDHDLVESERLDPVAVAPS; encoded by the coding sequence ATGGGTTTTGTTCTTGATGGCCTCGACAGCGAGGCCTACGACCGCAACTATACCGATCGCGATCTGATTCGCCGCATTGCTGCGTACTTCCGCCCGTATGCGCGGCAGATGGCGCTGATTGCTGCGGCCATTACGCTCAACTCGGCCGCGGGCAGCGGGGGGCCGATCATCGTCGCCAACGCGATTGACGGCCTGACGCGCCAGTTCTCCAACGAGAACCTGTTCCTCTTTGCCGCCGGCATCCTGTTGCTGGGCGTGACAGCCTGGACGTTCAACTACATCCAACAGCTTTTCTCGGCGCGTGTCGTCGGCAGTGTGGTGCTCAAGCTGCGCCAGGATGTCTTCGACGCCACCATTCAGCACGATATGTCCTTTTATGATGACCACCCGTCAGGCAAGGTAGTCAGCCGCGTCACCTCTGACACCCAGGATTTCTCCGAAGTGGTGACGTTGACCGTCAACCTGATCAGCCAGGTGCTCGTGGTGTTGTTTCTGGCCGTCTGGCTGCTGCGCATTGACCGCTGGCTGACGCTGCTGTTGTTCGGGATGGCGCCTGTGGCCGTCATCATTGCGCTCGGCTTTCGCCGCATTGCGCGCACGGTGACGCAGCGGGCGCGCCGCGTCACAGCCAAGATCAACGCGCAGATCCAGGAATCCATCAGCGGCATCATGGTCGCCAAAAGTTTTCGGCAGGAGCCGGCCCTGTACGCGACCTTCGACGCGAACAATCGCCAGGCCTACCAGGTCGGCCTGCGCCGTGGTCTGACACTCAACACCATCTTCCCGATCATGGGCATCTCCTCCGGCCTGGGCGTGGCGCTGCTCTTTTACCTGGGCGGCCAGGCCACGCGCAGCGGCGCGGTCAGTCCAGGTAGTTGGTACCTGTTCATGCAGGCGGTGGGCTTCTTCTGGTGGCCTTTGATCAACATCGCCTCGTTTTGGAGCCAATTCCAGGACGGTCTTTCCTCAGCCGAGCGCGTCTTTGCCCTGATTGACGCCGCGCCGAAGGTGGTGCAGACCGCCGCCGAACCGGTGTCCCAGGTTGCGGGGCAGATCGAGTTTCGCAATGTGCGCTTCACCTACACCGGTACGGAAACGGTGCTGCCGGCGTTCTCCCTGACCATTCGCCCGCGCGAAACCGTGGCCCTGGTAGGGCATACCGGCGCGGGCAAGAGCAGCATCGCCAAGCTGATCACACGCTTCTATGAATTTCAGGGCGGACAGTTGCTGGTGGACGGCCGTGATGTTCGACATTTCGACCTGGGAGCCTATCGCAGCCATATCGGCCTGGTGCCACAGGATCCGTTTCTCTTTTCGGGCACGGTGGGCGACAATATCCGCTACAGTCGCCCCACGGCCAGCGATGATGAGGTCAGGCAGGCGGCGACGGGCATCAGCCACGGCGATTGGCTCAACGACCTGCCCTTTGGCTTGCAGACCGACGTGGGCGAGCGCGGCGCCAATCTCTCCATGGGCCAGCGCCAACTGGTGGCCCTGGCGCGGGTATTGCTCAAGAATCCGGCCATCTTCATCCTGGATGAAGCCACGGCCAGCGTTGACCCCTTCACCGAAGCGCAAATTCAAGATGGTCTGGACGCGATCATGGCGGACCGCACGGCCATCGTGATTGCCCATCGCCTGTCAACCGTCAAACATGCCGATCGCATCATCGTCATGCGCCAGGGCCAGATCATCGAAGAGGGGCGTCACGACGACCTGATGCAGGCCGGCGGACACTACGCCGAACTGTACAACACCTATTTCCGTCATCAGTCCCTGGCTTACATCGAGCAGTTGGCCGCCCGACCCGACGACCACGACCTGGTCGAATCAGAGCGGCTCGACCCGGTCGCTGTCGCTCCATCATAA
- the ettA gene encoding energy-dependent translational throttle protein EttA — MTNKVIYSMVGVGKVHPPNKQVLRDISLGYFYGAKIGVIGLNGSGKSTLLRIMAGVETEYVGQTVLSPGFSVGFLEQEPQLDNNRTVRQIVEEGVQPVVDALREYDEINARFEDDMTADEMDSLLARQAEVQDKLDATNAWDLDSRLELAMDALRCPPAETPVNILSGGERRRVGLCRLLLRAPDILLLDEPTNHLDTESVAWLEKHLQQYPGTVIAVTHDRYFLDNVAGWILELDRGYGIPWKGNYSSWLEQKQQRLAQEEKSASQRQKTLQRELEWLHMSPKARQAKAKARVNRYNDLLTQDPERAREEREIYIPPGPRLGDVVIRAENGAKGYGERLLFENLSFDVPAGAIVGIIGPNGAGKTTLFRAIIGQETLDAGTLTVGASVKLAYVDQTREDLDPDKSVWEELSGGQDSIQLGDRAMNSRAYCARFGFSGSDQQKKVGALSGGERNRVHLAKLLKSGANVILLDEPSNDLDVNTLRALEDAIEGFAGSVLVISHDRWFLDRVATHILAFENDSQVFWYPGNYSDYETDRRKRLGAAAERPHRVTYRKLRRA; from the coding sequence ATGACCAATAAAGTTATCTATTCGATGGTGGGCGTTGGAAAAGTCCACCCGCCGAACAAGCAAGTCCTGCGCGACATCAGCCTGGGCTATTTCTATGGCGCCAAAATCGGCGTCATCGGCCTCAATGGCTCCGGCAAGAGCACCCTCCTGCGCATCATGGCCGGCGTGGAGACGGAATATGTTGGACAGACGGTGCTTTCGCCGGGTTTTAGCGTCGGCTTCCTGGAGCAGGAGCCGCAGCTCGACAACAACAGAACAGTGCGCCAGATCGTAGAAGAAGGTGTGCAGCCGGTTGTGGATGCCCTGCGTGAGTACGATGAAATCAACGCGCGCTTCGAAGACGACATGACCGCGGATGAGATGGACTCGCTGCTGGCGCGCCAGGCCGAGGTGCAGGACAAGCTGGATGCCACGAACGCCTGGGACCTGGACAGCCGCCTGGAGTTGGCGATGGACGCCTTGCGCTGCCCGCCCGCTGAGACGCCCGTCAACATCCTTTCCGGCGGCGAACGGCGCCGGGTGGGGCTTTGCCGCCTGCTCCTGCGGGCGCCAGACATCCTCCTGCTCGATGAGCCAACCAATCACCTGGACACGGAATCGGTGGCCTGGCTGGAAAAGCACCTGCAGCAGTACCCCGGCACGGTGATTGCCGTTACTCATGATCGTTATTTCCTGGATAACGTGGCCGGTTGGATTCTGGAACTGGATCGCGGCTATGGCATCCCCTGGAAGGGCAACTACTCCTCCTGGCTGGAGCAGAAGCAGCAGCGCCTGGCGCAGGAGGAGAAGAGCGCATCGCAGCGCCAGAAGACCTTGCAGCGTGAACTGGAGTGGCTGCACATGTCGCCCAAGGCCCGGCAGGCGAAGGCGAAGGCCCGTGTCAATCGCTATAATGATCTGTTGACGCAAGACCCGGAACGCGCCCGTGAAGAGCGCGAGATCTACATCCCGCCCGGCCCGCGCCTGGGTGACGTGGTCATCCGCGCGGAAAATGGCGCCAAAGGCTATGGCGAGCGCCTGCTGTTCGAAAATCTGAGCTTCGATGTGCCGGCAGGCGCGATTGTCGGCATCATCGGCCCCAACGGCGCCGGCAAGACCACCCTCTTTCGCGCCATCATCGGGCAGGAGACGCTGGATGCAGGCACGCTGACCGTGGGCGCGTCGGTCAAGCTGGCCTACGTGGATCAAACGCGCGAGGATCTGGACCCCGACAAAAGTGTGTGGGAAGAGCTGAGCGGCGGTCAGGACAGTATCCAGCTTGGCGACCGCGCCATGAACTCACGCGCCTACTGCGCCCGTTTCGGTTTCAGCGGCAGCGACCAGCAAAAGAAGGTCGGTGCGCTCTCCGGCGGCGAGCGCAACCGCGTACACCTGGCCAAGCTGCTCAAGTCAGGCGCCAATGTCATTCTGTTGGACGAGCCAAGCAATGACCTGGACGTGAACACCCTGCGCGCCCTGGAAGATGCGATCGAAGGTTTCGCCGGCTCGGTGCTGGTCATCTCGCACGATCGTTGGTTTCTCGACCGCGTGGCAACCCACATCCTGGCCTTCGAGAATGACAGCCAGGTCTTCTGGTACCCCGGCAATTACAGCGACTATGAAACGGATCGGCGCAAGCGCCTGGGCGCGGCGGCCGAGCGCCCCCACCGCGTGACTTATCGCAAACTGCGGCGGGCCTGA
- the gpmA gene encoding 2,3-diphosphoglycerate-dependent phosphoglycerate mutase has product MTTKIVLLRHGQSTWNLENRFTGWTDVDLSEQGLQEAHNAGKVLHSEDYVFDVAYTSVLKRAIRTLWITLDEMDLMWIPVHRTWRLNERHYGTLQGLNKAEMAAQFGEAQVKVWRRSYDVPPPALELTDPRYPGFDPRYAGLPASDIPATESLKLTLDRVLPYWHETIAPAIEGGQRVLIAAHGNSLRALVKYLDDVPEDVITELNIPTGFPLVYELDDNLKPITHYYLGDAEAAKKAAEAVAKQGSGGSK; this is encoded by the coding sequence GTGACGACTAAAATCGTTTTGTTACGGCACGGACAAAGCACCTGGAACCTGGAGAATCGTTTTACGGGCTGGACCGATGTGGATTTGTCCGAGCAGGGTTTGCAGGAGGCGCACAACGCGGGCAAGGTGCTGCACAGCGAGGACTATGTGTTCGATGTGGCGTACACCTCGGTCCTCAAGCGTGCCATTCGCACCCTTTGGATCACCCTCGATGAGATGGACCTGATGTGGATCCCGGTTCATCGCACCTGGCGGTTGAACGAACGTCACTACGGCACGCTGCAAGGACTCAACAAGGCCGAAATGGCAGCTCAATTCGGCGAGGCGCAGGTCAAGGTCTGGCGTCGCAGCTATGATGTGCCGCCGCCAGCGCTGGAATTGACCGACCCGCGCTATCCTGGCTTTGATCCGCGCTACGCTGGCTTACCCGCGAGCGACATTCCGGCCACGGAATCGCTCAAGCTGACGCTCGATCGCGTGCTGCCCTACTGGCACGAAACCATCGCCCCGGCCATCGAGGGCGGTCAGCGTGTGCTCATCGCCGCGCACGGCAACAGCCTGCGTGCGCTGGTCAAGTACCTGGACGACGTACCGGAGGATGTCATCACCGAGCTGAACATCCCCACCGGCTTCCCACTCGTCTACGAGTTGGATGACAATCTCAAGCCAATCACCCACTACTACCTGGGCGACGCCGAGGCCGCGAAAAAGGCGGCTGAAGCCGTCGCCAAACAGGGCAGCGGTGGGTCAAAATAA
- a CDS encoding DUF2442 domain-containing protein yields the protein MRIAEVFPQTQWVLRIVAEDGRMGYFDVSPYLEYEAFEELVNHREFMKITNGKYFVEWDCGADLSVDTIEAQWEVVDKVLNPTAPMKAETVERSELVYDSDRGSCAGQGKPVSRRG from the coding sequence ATGAGAATTGCAGAAGTTTTTCCACAAACTCAGTGGGTGCTGCGCATTGTTGCGGAAGACGGACGAATGGGCTATTTCGATGTCAGCCCTTATCTCGAATACGAGGCGTTCGAAGAGTTGGTGAATCACAGGGAATTCATGAAGATCACAAACGGCAAGTACTTTGTTGAGTGGGACTGCGGTGCGGATTTGTCAGTGGACACCATCGAAGCGCAATGGGAAGTTGTTGATAAGGTGCTGAATCCGACCGCGCCAATGAAGGCCGAGACAGTCGAACGGTCAGAATTGGTGTACGATTCGGACAGGGGGAGTTGTGCCGGTCAGGGCAAGCCAGTCTCGCGGCGTGGGTAG